In the Bacillus sp. FJAT-42376 genome, TGTCATCCAAAAGGCTGTCAGCGGTTTGATTTCGATGGCCGCTCCTGCCTCAGAAGGTCTCCATATGCAATATACAACCGCTCATGTCTGGAATACCTCCTTGCTTTCTTACGCATTGCAGGAGGCTGGAATAAAGGATGGAATGGTCGGCAAAGCCAATCAATATATCATTTCGAGGCAGCATCATTTGTACGGAGACTGGGTCATTCACAATCCAGATGCGAATCCCGGGGGATGGGGTTTTTCTGATATTAATACGCTGAATCCGGATATTGATGATACATCTGCTTCCCTTCGAGCCATCCATGCGGAAGCTCAAATACATCCGGAGCGGCGTGAAGCATGGAATCGGGGGCTTCAATGGCTCTTGTCCATGCAAAACGGAGATGGGGGATGGGCATCGTTTGAACGAAATGCCAGCCCGCCATATGTTCATTTTGTTCCGATTGAAAAAGCGGAATTTATCATATCGGACGCATCCTCTGCTGATTTGACAGGAAGGACGATCGAATTTTTATGCGGTTTTGCGAAACTGAATCCTGAAAATTCAGCTATTCAAAAAGGGATACGCTGGCTGCTGAAACATCAGGAATCGAATGGATCGTGGAATTCAAGATGGGGGATTTGCTATATATATGGAACCTGGTCCGCTATGACAGGACTCTCTGCAGCCGGGTATTCGGAAGATTCGGAGGTCATCAGGCGTTCGAAAAAGTGGCTGGAGCAAATTCAAAATCCGGACGGAGGGTGGGGAGAATCGTGTAAAAGTGATCTCTATAATCAATACGTGCCGCTTGGAACAAGCACCCTTACTCAAACCGCCTGGGCTGTGGATGCGCTCCTTAGCTGCAGCAGAAAAGTGACACCAGCCATCCATAAAGGCATCCGGTATTTAATTGAACATATGAGGAAATCGGACTGGACATCGGATTATCCAAAAGGACAGGGATTTGCCGGCCAGTTTTATATCCACTATCACAGCTACGATCTCGTTTATCCAATGCTCGCCCTTTCTGCCTATCTAAAAAAAGCAAATGACCAGCCCCATGCATAGGCTATAGCAGAATCTTTTCCGGAAGGAGCTGCTGTCAAGCATGAGAGAGGACAAAAATAAACCAAGTGCAAGTCCAATGAGAATGATTAATGACTTTTTTGAAAACCGCCCCGGGAAAACCCTGCTGGACACAATGGATGATTTGTTTACCCGGCAGTCCGGCAAAATGTACTTTGGAGTCCATCTTTCAGAAACGATGACCCATTACATTGTAAAAGCTGAAATTCCCGGAGTCTCCAAAGACGAAATAGACCTGGAACTGGAAGGCCAGCAGCTGGTCATCCGGCTTTATCCGCATAAAAGCAATAAAGATGGAGCTAAATGGGATGGTGCAAAACGTATGATTGATTTGCCGGGCAACGCTCTTCTGCAGGATATGAAAGCTCAATACCAAAATGGAATACTCACGGTCCGCTTTCCAAAGAAACAAGGAAGGAAAATCACAATCGATTGAAAAGGCTGACTATACCGGGACATAACAAGATGGATGGTCCAAAAAAACGAATCCCAGTTCCATTCTTCGGCGCGTTAAATAGAATCCCTTTCTCGCAGCCATTGTTGTTTTTTCATCAGGTAAGTTTCATTACGATGCAGACACTCGCTTTCCTCTGCTTCCCAAAGGAGTCGAGTGCCTTCCGCTTCATTCACATGTAAAAGGTACAAATCCATAAAGGAAATACAAACATAACCCGAACGATAAGGCGATCGATTCATGAACCTCTCGCCTAATTGTTCGGGTTTATCATGGGCTTTGATATTTCTGTCCCAGCATCTTTGTAAAAAATGGTTCAGACTCAATAATTCAGTCGATATCATACAGCAATGTGCGGGACTGCAGAGGAACTTCTCGTTTTCCTTACTCCTCTTGTACGCTGAATCCCTGTATCTCTGCTGCATATAAAAAAGGCTGTCTGGATATGAATTCGTAAACCGGATAGTCTAAGTCAATGAAACCTTTGTAGCCCGGGCGGAAATTAATTTCAATCAGCCAGATTTTCTGGTCCCTGTCCAGAGCTAGATCAATTCCAAGTTCAGCGAAGTGTTCACCGGTTTCATCGAGCCGGGCAGCAAGGTTTTTGCTAATTTGCTGGATTTGATTTATTATATTTTCCGGTTTTTCAATGTTGATCAGTTTCAGCATTTCCTGTATATGAAACGCGGAACCGCCCTGAGACAGGTTCGTGACGTCCTGATTTAATCCAGCCAGCCTGCATTCAATTCCGGAGCATACCCAGCCGCTTTTTTTCTGCATGATGACACGGATATCAAAAGGGCGTCCGTTAACTAGAGAAAGATCAATATAGGACTGAGACAGGTATCTCTTTTTGAAGATTTTTTCGTGCTGGAGCTCATTGATAAGATCTTCATGGTGGGTGAAATGGATGACTGTCCAATCTTCATTCTCTTGTTTTGTTAATGAGTAATGAAAGTCAGAAAGCTTCTCTGCAAAAAGTATCCCCCTGCCCTGTGAGTTGCTGACCGGTTTTAATACAATTTTTTTATACTCATGAAGCATGTCCAGTACGATTTTTTCAGAGACTGCTTTTTTGGTAGCCGGAAGCTGCATATTTTGTATGGAACGTTTCAGGAAGAATTTATGAGTTTTCCATTTATCCCATCGGTTTGTATTGAAAAGGATTCCGCCCATTTTTTTATAGGAATTCCTGAAATGCCGGAAATTTTTTTGTCTGAGGTGACGCCGGTAGATTACGGATGGCAGAGGGAAAAACGCCGGTTCCCAGGAATTTTCAGCCGCATTCCAAAGAAGCCCTTCTACTGCCCGTATATCCCAGTTGATGGCTGAAATGGTGAAGGCGGCCAATGTACCGCCAATGAGCGGATAGGCTCCGGCTCTGACAGAATAGTGTTCCGCCATATAGGCAGGTGTATATTCACCGGGCTTGTTTCCAAGAAGGAGTCCGATGGATGGGCCAAAAACAAATTGACCGTTATGGCAAAGAATTTGATAGGGAACGTTTTCCTTTAACAAAAGCTCTTGCATGACGAGTTCATGAATCATGACGTGATGATGATCGAGGGTATCATCGACAGCCACTTGACCGCTCAGTGAACGCAAACCGTGGCAGATGGTCAGAGGCCCCCCTGTTTGCAATGAGAAGGTATTCGGGATTTTTACGAGAGGCTGTGATAATTCATGATCCTGCATGACTAAAATCTCATAGAACGTTGTCATTCTCATCTTCCTCTTTATTCTTTCTCGGATTACTCCTCATTTGACTGGGATTTTTCCAGGATGGCAATAAGCTGGTCATCTACCGATTGTTCAAGTGCGGTTGCTGCTGCAAAAGCTTGGCTTACAAGCTGCACCAGTTCCGCTGATTCCTCCTTGCCGGCTTTTTCTAAAACATGTCCAAAGCCGTTATATAGACTGGATAAACCGATATTTTTGTATGCTATAGACAGCAAAAGAAAGTCACTGATTTCTTCCCGGTCAAAATCCAGGGATGGTGTAAGGTCCGGTATTACAGGAAAGCTCATTCGTTCACCGCCTTTTCAATAAAGTCTTTACTAATGTATGAAGCTGTATCAATAGTTCCTGTATATTTGTCTTATAAAATACTAAAATTAGAAGAATCTATTAAAAATGAATCAATAGCTGTATATATAGAACGGCATATCGTATCATTTATCTTTGGAGTGATATAATAAAAATTAGAGAAGCACTTAAAGAAAAGGGGAATATTCGATGACAACTCCTGCAAAAACATGCAAAGAATCTTTTGTGGTGAAAACATCCATGGTGCTGCCGCCAGATACAAATAATCATGGGACGCTGTTCGGCGGAAGACTGATGGCCTATATTGATGATATTGCAGCCATCGCAGCGACTAGACACTCAAGAACGCTTGTCGTCACAGCATCAACGGACTCTGTTGATTTCCTGCACCCGATCATGGTTGGTCATTCTGTCTGTCTTGAAGCGTTTGTCACCTATACTGGCAGAACGTCGATGGAAATTTTCGTTAAGGTCGTGGCGGAGGATATGCTTTCCGGAGACCGGAATGTATGCGCTCTGAGCTTCCTGACATTTGTAGCTGTCGATGCCAATAATAAACCGACTCCTGTACCGCAAGTGATTCCGCAGACGGAAATGGAAAAGCAGCTGAATGAAACAGCAAAAGCCAGAGCGCAAGCAAGAAGAAACCGAAAAATGGAATTTGAAAAAATGGCAGAAATGTTTGGAACCGATATGCCTTGGTAAAGAAAACGCATTCCGGTTCCATAAACTGGACAGAATTTTTCATCTGTCTGACTTCTTTTTAGGACTCAATTGTGATTTAATGAGGGTATAAAGCATTACGGTTCGGGGAGGATCGGTTATGAAGATTAATTTTACGAAACAGCAGTATCATACTCTTGTGAAAATGCTTTACCTCTCAACATGGGTCGGAGCAAGAGAAGAACACGAAGATCAGGCGGATGAGTTCTTCAAGCTTGAAAACTATGTTCTTTCGTTTGCAGAATCCTTTGGTGTCGACCATCTTGTAGATTATGATTCTCTTGAGGATGAATACTATGCTTCCCGTCAGCTTGATGAAGAGCTTGAGGACATTATCGCTGATTATGAGGAAGAAGTCTTTTGGGACAAGCTCTGCGCACTTCTTGCAAGACGGGATCTGATGAAAGAAGAAACAGTGATCAATACATACAGTCCTGAACAGCGTTTCGAACGGCTTATGGAAATTGAAGAAAAATACCATCAATACTTCGAAGAGTTTGGTTTGGAGAAGGTCAAAGTAGAATAGCTTAAAGGACCCTCAAACTCCACTAGTATATTTGATATTTAGATCAAAAACGGAATATAAACCCCCTGTATGTTTGGATTTTGCAAGCATACAGGGGGTTTCTTTGTGAACACTGGAATCGTGGCGAATTACTGGCCGGCCCCTTTTCAGGCATAAGGAGTGACTCGCATTCTGTCATAAAGCTCTGTATTATGTTTTGCCCTTGTAACCCGTCTGACCGGTATTAAAAGAGGAGGGAATAGGGTATGAAGGAGAAAAGGGAAGATTATAAGTAACTCATGTTCGAGATCGAGCAGGGGAGCGGATGGCTTTAGCATATGGTGATCAGAACAAAAGGGAGGGTTTCAAGCATGTATGTTTATCGAAAAGAGGAGATTCGGGAAATAGACCGGGAAGCTGAAGAAAAAGGGTTATCCGTTTTTACCTTGATGGAAAACGCCGGTTCAGGATTGTACAGGGCGATATCGAAACGAATAACGAAACAGCAAACGGTCTGTATTGTCTGCGGAAAAGGAAACAACGGAGGGGATGGCATCGTTCTTGGGAGGTATTTGCTGCAGAACGGGTATCATGCCAAGCTGTATTTTCCCTTTGGATTGCCGGAAATTGACAAGCCGGCCGGAAGGCATTTGACTTATTTGAAATCGTGCGGCTTTTCTCCTGTCACTGAGGAGTTAACCGCTGATGTCTGGATTGACGGCCTTCTTGGGATCGGTTTCCGACAGCCGCTCAGAAAGGAAGCATCTGAGGCAATAAGTTTTCTGAACAGACAGCAGGGAACGAAAATAGCGATTGACCTCCCTTCCGGTGTCGAAGCAGATTCAGGAAACACAGATGAAGCATTCCAGGCGGATTTTACATATTGTTTACATGGATTCAAACCATCAGCATTTAGTCATCCATCCAAATCTTACTACGGTGAAGCGGAAGTGGTCGACGTCGGTCTGCCCCGCAGCGGCAAGATTAAAATCTGGACCGAAAATGACGCAGTTCGAGCGCTTCCCTCCTTTCAGACGTCTGCTCATAAAGGGACATTCGGAACAGGCTATCTTATAGCAGGCAGTGATGAAATGCCGGGGAGCGTCCTGCTTGCCGGGATGGGAGCGCTGCGCAGCGGGATTGGAAAGCTGACCATTGGTACTACCCGGTTTGCTGCAGGGATTGCAGCCGGCGTCATCCCGGAAAGTACGTATGAGCTAGAAGGGCTTCAGAAGACCGCGAATGGGTATGTGCCCGAAAAAATAAAGGCTGCCGCCATCGGCCCTGGCCTGGAAGATGGAGAAGTGCTGAACGACGCCATTCACGTATTGCTTAAACAGGATATTCCGGTTGTTCTGGATGCGGGGGCATTAAAAGAAAGATCCTATCCAAAGAGGGACATCCCTCCGATCCTGACTCCTCACCCAGGTGAATTCAGCCGTATATCAGGTTTGTCCGTTCAGGAAATTCAAAGCAGCCGGATTGATTCCGCCCTGACATACGCGCGCAAGCACAGGGTCATTCTTGTGTTAAAAGGGGAGCAGACCGTTATAGCGTTCCCGGATGGAGAAGCCATTGTCAATCAGTCAGGGAATGCCGCTCTTGCAAAAGGAGGAAGCGGAGACACTCTCACCGGAATGCTAACCGCATTTCTTTGTACGCATCGGACCGTTAAGGAGGCCATCGCAAATGCTGTTTACATCCATGGGAAAACAGCCGATAGGTGGATAGAGAAATATGGGGAGAGAACCATGACAGCCAGTGACATTTCCGCACTGCTCCCGGAAGTTATAAAACATTTAGAAAGAAAAAAGGAAGGCTGAAGATGGAGAGGTTATGTATTATCCCCTGCGGAAAGCGGAAAATATGGGATCAGGAGCCTGATATGGGGGCTGTGGAAGCGAGGTTTGCCTACACGGGCATATTTCACCGGCTCTGTCAGGATTATGCAAGGACTTTCTTCGGGCAATGGGTGATTTTGTCCGCGAAGCATGGTTTTTTAAGGCCCGAAGATCCGGTTCCCGAAAACTATGACCTCGGGTTCCACATGAAGCATCCTGACATCATCACGATTTATGATCTGAAGCAGCAGCTGGAAGGGAAACAGCTGAACGATGTGAAGGAGGTTATTATGCTTGGAGGGAAAAAATTTGCTCCTATTCTTGCAGACGTTTTTGGGAAACCGGCTGTTTTTCCTTTAAGAGGTTCGCAGGGAATTGGGGAAATGCAGCGAAAACTGAAAGAAGCCGTAATGACTGGCAAGGAAATAAATCCTGATAACGGAGCGGGAATTTAAGAGAGAACGCCATTTCTGATGGCCGGACCGATGGGATTTCTCTGCCGGGGGGAGATTTCCAATGGGATTTTCACAAGACGGAAAGAGAGAATTGTCGAAAAAAAAGAATAGTTTGGCATTATTTTCAGGGAAATAAAACGGATGAATGGCGGCTTAGTGATTGGAACCTTCAGGACATAATCAGAAACTGCGGCTTTCATGGAAGGATCGTTTATTCTTTCTTAAAGGAGAAGAATGAAGTTAAATTGGAATTAAATCTGCTTCAGTGTTAAAATTTGCATAGAATGCTGAACAGAAAGCTGGAGGTTTGTACATATGAAGAAAGAGTTTGCCGTAATAGGTCTTGGAAGGTTCGGAGGCAGTATTTGCCGGGCGCTGAGCGAAGAAGGCATGGAAGTAATGGCCATTGATCATGATGAAGACCGGGTAAATGAATTCGCCAATATCGCCTCTCATGCAGTAGTGGGGGATTCAACAGATGAAGCGGTTCTGAAAAGCCTTGGAATCCGAAATTTTGACCATGTCATTGTAGCTATCGGCGAAAATATCCAGGCAAGTATTCTTACAACCCTGATACTTAAGGACCTTGGGGTTAAAAACATTACAGTAAAAGCCCAGAATGATTACCATGAAAAAGTGCTGACAAAGATCGGAGCAGACAAAATTGTCCATCCGGAAAGGGATATGGGCAAAAGAATCGCCCATAACATCATATCCAATAATGTATTGGATTACCTGGAGCTGTCAGATGAACACAGTATTGTCGAAATCGTCGCGGGTAAAAAACTTGCGGGGAATACGCTGATCAATTTGGACATACGGGCTAATTACGGAATTAACATTGTAGCAATCAAACGCAACAAGGAGATTATTGTATCCCCTCAGGCGGAAGAAGAAATTGAGCTGAACGATGTACTCATTGTGATTGGGGCCGATTCGGATATTGACCGGTTTGAAAGGAAAGTGCTCAACGTTTAAACGCTCTCACTGCAGAGCGTTTTTCTTATGGAAAGTTACCGGGAGATGGTGCCGGAAGAAACGGTCTATGCAGACTTTCGCGAAGCCGCTCATTTTCATGCCCGCAAAAATTAGCATTGACTCATGTATGTGAATCCATTAACATATAAAAAACCAATTAAAATATTTGCTCGTATAATCTTGGAGATAAGGTCCATAAGTTTCTACCAAACTGCCGTAAATAGTTTGACTACGAGAAGAATAGAGAATCCTGCTGCTCTTCTCCGGTCATTTCATCTGTGAGAGGAGTTTTTTTATGCAAATAGATAAAATGAAACAAAGAATGGATGCTGCATCAGGAAAAGAAATGGCGGATCTTCTCATTAAGAATGCAACGGTAGCGGATGTGTTCAATCATGAGTTTATTAAAACGGATGTAGCTGTGAAAGACGGAGAATTCATCAGCATGGGCACCCGTCAGGCCAAGGAAGTGATAGATGCAGAGGGGATGTACCTGATTCCTTCTTTTATTGATTCCCATGTTCATATTGAATCCTCCATGGTCGGCCCTTCTGAATTTGCGAAGGTATTGCTGCCCCATGGGGTGACTACGGTCATTGCGGACCCGCATGAAATCGCGAATGTATCGGGAGCAGACGGGATTCAGTTTATGCTGGACCAGTCTGAAAATCTGCCGCTTGATGTACGGATCATGCTCCCATCCTCTGTGCCGGCTGCCGTTTTTGAAGAGAGCGGAGCTGTACTTCGGAAAGAGGACCTTGAGCCTTTTATCCATCATCCGAGGGTGCTTGGCTTAGCGGAAGTGATGGATTATCCCGCTCTATTAAACGGAGATCCGGATATGCTCCATAAAATCAATATGGCCGCAAGCCATTCCATGCCGATCGACGGACATCTTGCCGGCCTAAAAGAAGATATGATCGATTTGTACAGAGCGGCAGGTGTCAGGACAGATCACGAGGTAAACACAGCGAAAGAAGCAGCAGATCGGATTCAAAGAGGGATGTATGTCCAAATCAGACAGGGCTCTGTTGCTCAAAATCTACCCGCGGTCATTTCCGCTGTCAATCAAAGGAATTCCAGAAGGTTTATTTTTTGCACAGATGATAAGCATCTTGATGAATTGAAGAGAGAAGGAAGCATCGATCATCTCGTCAGACTTTCAATCGCCAAGGGCATTGATCCGATGACGGCTATTCAAATGGCCTCGCTTAATGCTGCCGAATGCTATGGTCTTCATAAGAAAGGGGCCATTGCACCTGGATTTGAAGCTGATTTTATCATGACAGACAACCTGCAGACGATTCCTGTTAGAAGAGTGTTCCGGAAGGGCAATGAGGCAGCAGCTGACGGTCAGGTTTTCACTTGGGATTGGAAAGTCCCGTCAAAAGTGAAAAGAAATCTGCTGGATACGGTCCATATGGCTAAATTCAGCGAAGAGCAGCTGGCCTTGCCGATTGAAAGCGGAAAAAAGGTGCCTATCATTGAAATCATCCCAAATCAGCTGATTACGAAAAAAAGATTGGAAAAGACATCCGTAAAAGGGGGATATTTCTCACCCGATATCCAGCAAGATCATTTAAAGCTCGTGGCTGCTGAGCGCCATCGGTCAACGGGAAAAATCGGCGTAGGGATTGTTAAGGGCTTCAAACTGAAACATGGCGCCATAGCTGCATCCATTTCCCATGACTCCCATAACATCATGGCTGTGGGGACAAATGATAAGGCCATTCATGCGGCGATCGAAAGGCTTTGTGAACTGAAAGGAGGCATGGCAGCAGCCGATCAGAATGGCGCGATTTTAGCCGAGCTTGCTCTTCCGATTGCCGGACTGATGTCAGACAAGCCGTATGAAGAAGTCATGAGAAGGATGGAAGCGATCCATCATTCGCTGGCGGCATTAGGGTTTGAGGAAGGGTTCAATCCGTTTGTCATGCTTTCCTTTCTTGCACTGCCTGTCATACCTGACATCAAACTTACCGTTAATGGATTATTTGATGTCAATACCTTTACTCTTGTATCGTATTGAATGGATCGTATTGAAAAAAACGAACTGACCGGTCAGTTCGTTTTTTTGTATAATCCATACCATTTTTCCAGTTCATTCTTAAAGTTCAGATAAGATTTGCTATCAAGCTGATTAATAAAAAGATAGAGGCTTTCGACGATTACTTGGTTAATGATGCTTTTATTCAGCTCCTCTTTAAGGGAACCGAGAGCAGTGTTGTGTTTTTCATCCCCGGGATTCAAAGCGGCCATCCACTCTGATAAAACATCCACCATTTTTTGCTTTGGCTTATTTTCAGCAATTTTCAGCTCTGAAATAAGCAGCTGGGCTTCCTCGGCTTTAATTAGCGGTTCGTCTCCGGTTTCTGTAAAACTTTTTATGATATAATCCATTCTTTTCATTAAGTAAGGCCCCATCTCGGGGATGGAGAAAGTCTGGCTTCCTTTAATCATTAAAGCCAGGTATTCCTTAATCATGCCCTCGAGCAGAACGACGAGATCAAATTGGAAGGAATGGATTTCTTCGCCGTAAACCTCTTCGAGTCTCTCAGAGTACCAGGCGAATAAACGGAGTCTGACCGTTTTTAAATAATGAAACAGTTCACTGTTTTCTTTCATAATCTGTTCACGGATTTGCATTTGCAGAAATTCTTTATGGGACGAATATTCATAAAAGATGCTGGATATTTGTTTTTCAAAGCTTGTTCGGTAATCCGTTCCGGTTTCTTTAAGCTCATGCATTTTTTCAAAGAGTGTTTCGAAATGATGCTGAAAAATCGAGAAGAGAAGATCTTCTTTCGATCCAAAATAATTATAGATGGAACCTTTTGCTACACCGGCATCATCTGCAATTTCCTGAATGGACGTCTGATGGTATCCTTTTTCGGAAAAGCATTTGATCGCGCTGCGTATGATCACTTTTTCACGTTCCTTCAATGGCATTTACACCTTTCTTTATCTGCTTCATGCTGACTAAGGGAGATGGAGGCGAAGCTTTTCGGCTGGAAGAATGTACAATCTCTGCCTTAACTCCATAGGACTGCAATTTTTTAACTAGATTTAATAACTGTTCCATTGTCTGCTCCATTAGGATCTCCTTTTTTAGTTTATATGATTTTAAGTGGTTTGTAATTGACGAAAACTAATCCGTCATTTAAAATATGACTGGACGGTCAGTTTTCTTGATTATAGACCTTTTGTCCAAAATTATCAACATCCGGGAGAGAGAATCATGAATGAAGAGATGGCGCTTTGGAGAGATTTTTTACTGCCTTACAAATTTGCCTTGGACGATTGCAAACTGAAAATAAATATGATTAAAGAAGAGGCTTTGCTTTCGGGAACTCACCATCCAATCGAACACGTGAAGGCAAGAATAAAGTCGCCTGACAGTATCTTTAAAAAGCTTAAAAGGAAGGGACTGGAGCCTGATCTGAAAAATGCGGAAGAGCATTTACAGGATATAGCGGGAATCCGGATTGTCTGTTCATTTGTTAAAGATATTTATCTCCTTGCCGATCAATTAGAAGAAAGGCAGGATATTGTGATTCTGGAAAAAAAGGATTATATCATTCATCCTAAGTCGAACGGGTATCAAAGCATGCATTTTATTGCTGAAATACCAGTCACTCTAAAAGGCGGACTAAAAAAAGTAAAGGTGGAAATCCAGCTTAGAACACTTGCCATGGATTTCTGGGCAAGTTTGGAGCACAAAATTTTTTATAAGTTCGAAAGGGATATTCCTG is a window encoding:
- a CDS encoding TetR/AcrR family transcriptional regulator; protein product: MKEREKVIIRSAIKCFSEKGYHQTSIQEIADDAGVAKGSIYNYFGSKEDLLFSIFQHHFETLFEKMHELKETGTDYRTSFEKQISSIFYEYSSHKEFLQMQIREQIMKENSELFHYLKTVRLRLFAWYSERLEEVYGEEIHSFQFDLVVLLEGMIKEYLALMIKGSQTFSIPEMGPYLMKRMDYIIKSFTETGDEPLIKAEEAQLLISELKIAENKPKQKMVDVLSEWMAALNPGDEKHNTALGSLKEELNKSIINQVIVESLYLFINQLDSKSYLNFKNELEKWYGLYKKTN
- a CDS encoding TrkA family potassium uptake protein encodes the protein MKKEFAVIGLGRFGGSICRALSEEGMEVMAIDHDEDRVNEFANIASHAVVGDSTDEAVLKSLGIRNFDHVIVAIGENIQASILTTLILKDLGVKNITVKAQNDYHEKVLTKIGADKIVHPERDMGKRIAHNIISNNVLDYLELSDEHSIVEIVAGKKLAGNTLINLDIRANYGINIVAIKRNKEIIVSPQAEEEIELNDVLIVIGADSDIDRFERKVLNV
- a CDS encoding Hsp20/alpha crystallin family protein, with protein sequence MREDKNKPSASPMRMINDFFENRPGKTLLDTMDDLFTRQSGKMYFGVHLSETMTHYIVKAEIPGVSKDEIDLELEGQQLVIRLYPHKSNKDGAKWDGAKRMIDLPGNALLQDMKAQYQNGILTVRFPKKQGRKITID
- a CDS encoding acyl-CoA thioesterase; translation: MTTPAKTCKESFVVKTSMVLPPDTNNHGTLFGGRLMAYIDDIAAIAATRHSRTLVVTASTDSVDFLHPIMVGHSVCLEAFVTYTGRTSMEIFVKVVAEDMLSGDRNVCALSFLTFVAVDANNKPTPVPQVIPQTEMEKQLNETAKARAQARRNRKMEFEKMAEMFGTDMPW
- a CDS encoding DUF6884 domain-containing protein; the protein is MERLCIIPCGKRKIWDQEPDMGAVEARFAYTGIFHRLCQDYARTFFGQWVILSAKHGFLRPEDPVPENYDLGFHMKHPDIITIYDLKQQLEGKQLNDVKEVIMLGGKKFAPILADVFGKPAVFPLRGSQGIGEMQRKLKEAVMTGKEINPDNGAGI
- a CDS encoding prenyltransferase/squalene oxidase repeat-containing protein, with product MKREAEKELLYLTEKLKKEQLPNGSWSYMFETGIKTDCFMIVLLKALQLDKPDLIKRLAARIASRQDRGGSWRLFHDQEEGDLSTTIEAYYALLLAGIYKEASPQMQAAKRYMIEKGGIKRAGLFTRIMLTLTSQDEWPSFFSVPIEAILLPKHFPVNMYDLSIYGRANLIPILTASAKRFRVVIPNAPDLTGLYGARSEPPDYERSEEWRGLYGFLMSGVQSMTGGTPRLREAALKKAENYILHRLESDGTLYSYFSCTFLMIFALMAIGYDRNHPVIQKAVSGLISMAAPASEGLHMQYTTAHVWNTSLLSYALQEAGIKDGMVGKANQYIISRQHHLYGDWVIHNPDANPGGWGFSDINTLNPDIDDTSASLRAIHAEAQIHPERREAWNRGLQWLLSMQNGDGGWASFERNASPPYVHFVPIEKAEFIISDASSADLTGRTIEFLCGFAKLNPENSAIQKGIRWLLKHQESNGSWNSRWGICYIYGTWSAMTGLSAAGYSEDSEVIRRSKKWLEQIQNPDGGWGESCKSDLYNQYVPLGTSTLTQTAWAVDALLSCSRKVTPAIHKGIRYLIEHMRKSDWTSDYPKGQGFAGQFYIHYHSYDLVYPMLALSAYLKKANDQPHA
- a CDS encoding NAD(P)H-hydrate dehydratase, with the translated sequence MYVYRKEEIREIDREAEEKGLSVFTLMENAGSGLYRAISKRITKQQTVCIVCGKGNNGGDGIVLGRYLLQNGYHAKLYFPFGLPEIDKPAGRHLTYLKSCGFSPVTEELTADVWIDGLLGIGFRQPLRKEASEAISFLNRQQGTKIAIDLPSGVEADSGNTDEAFQADFTYCLHGFKPSAFSHPSKSYYGEAEVVDVGLPRSGKIKIWTENDAVRALPSFQTSAHKGTFGTGYLIAGSDEMPGSVLLAGMGALRSGIGKLTIGTTRFAAGIAAGVIPESTYELEGLQKTANGYVPEKIKAAAIGPGLEDGEVLNDAIHVLLKQDIPVVLDAGALKERSYPKRDIPPILTPHPGEFSRISGLSVQEIQSSRIDSALTYARKHRVILVLKGEQTVIAFPDGEAIVNQSGNAALAKGGSGDTLTGMLTAFLCTHRTVKEAIANAVYIHGKTADRWIEKYGERTMTASDISALLPEVIKHLERKKEG
- a CDS encoding GTP pyrophosphokinase family protein, giving the protein MNEEMALWRDFLLPYKFALDDCKLKINMIKEEALLSGTHHPIEHVKARIKSPDSIFKKLKRKGLEPDLKNAEEHLQDIAGIRIVCSFVKDIYLLADQLEERQDIVILEKKDYIIHPKSNGYQSMHFIAEIPVTLKGGLKKVKVEIQLRTLAMDFWASLEHKIFYKFERDIPDYLKQDLYEAALAVQSLDQKMENVREEVSTIEDSRDQILMPL
- a CDS encoding YheC/YheD family protein translates to MTTFYEILVMQDHELSQPLVKIPNTFSLQTGGPLTICHGLRSLSGQVAVDDTLDHHHVMIHELVMQELLLKENVPYQILCHNGQFVFGPSIGLLLGNKPGEYTPAYMAEHYSVRAGAYPLIGGTLAAFTISAINWDIRAVEGLLWNAAENSWEPAFFPLPSVIYRRHLRQKNFRHFRNSYKKMGGILFNTNRWDKWKTHKFFLKRSIQNMQLPATKKAVSEKIVLDMLHEYKKIVLKPVSNSQGRGILFAEKLSDFHYSLTKQENEDWTVIHFTHHEDLINELQHEKIFKKRYLSQSYIDLSLVNGRPFDIRVIMQKKSGWVCSGIECRLAGLNQDVTNLSQGGSAFHIQEMLKLINIEKPENIINQIQQISKNLAARLDETGEHFAELGIDLALDRDQKIWLIEINFRPGYKGFIDLDYPVYEFISRQPFLYAAEIQGFSVQEE
- the ade gene encoding adenine deaminase, encoding MQIDKMKQRMDAASGKEMADLLIKNATVADVFNHEFIKTDVAVKDGEFISMGTRQAKEVIDAEGMYLIPSFIDSHVHIESSMVGPSEFAKVLLPHGVTTVIADPHEIANVSGADGIQFMLDQSENLPLDVRIMLPSSVPAAVFEESGAVLRKEDLEPFIHHPRVLGLAEVMDYPALLNGDPDMLHKINMAASHSMPIDGHLAGLKEDMIDLYRAAGVRTDHEVNTAKEAADRIQRGMYVQIRQGSVAQNLPAVISAVNQRNSRRFIFCTDDKHLDELKREGSIDHLVRLSIAKGIDPMTAIQMASLNAAECYGLHKKGAIAPGFEADFIMTDNLQTIPVRRVFRKGNEAAADGQVFTWDWKVPSKVKRNLLDTVHMAKFSEEQLALPIESGKKVPIIEIIPNQLITKKRLEKTSVKGGYFSPDIQQDHLKLVAAERHRSTGKIGVGIVKGFKLKHGAIAASISHDSHNIMAVGTNDKAIHAAIERLCELKGGMAAADQNGAILAELALPIAGLMSDKPYEEVMRRMEAIHHSLAALGFEEGFNPFVMLSFLALPVIPDIKLTVNGLFDVNTFTLVSY